The genome window TCCCTGCGCTTCCTGGTCAGCGATGGCAAGACCTTCGTACACGATCTGTGGCATGATGCAGACATCAGGACGGAGCGCCCATCGCCCCGCTTGCCGTTCTGGCGCGTCACCCTGACCGACAAGGCGCAGCGTTACCAGCTTGTCGAAGAGGCGGTGGCCGCGCCCAACGCGGACGCCATTTTGATCAAGGCCACCTTCCAGGCCCTGCAGGGACAGCCGGGCGACTACCAGGTCTATCTGTACGCGCTGCCGCACCTGGCCAATTCGGGTCAGGACGACCAGATCAAGCTCAACCTGGGGGAAGGGGTGGCGGTCTTCAGCGACAGCCTGAACACGAGCCTGGCCTCAAGCCCCACGTTTGCGGTGCTCACCGGCGACGGCCCCTGGGTCACCGCGTCGGCGGGCTATGTGCGCAACAGCGATGGCCTGACCGATCTGGCCGACTACCGTCTGGACCAGGCCTTCGATCGGGCCGGGGACCAGGGACGGCCGGCCTTGACGATCTGGCTGCCGCCCGTCTCTCCCTGGCTGCTGGCGCTTGGCTTTGGCGGCAGTGAGAGCAAAGCGCGTGACGAGGCCGCCCGGGCGATTGCCCAGGGCTGGGACGCCAACGCGCAGGCTTACCTGGACGGCTGGCAGCGCTACCTGGACAGCCTGACCCAACCGGACGATCAAGCGCCCGATCTGTTCTACCTGAGCGCGGCCGTCATCAAGGCGCACGAGGACAAGACCACCCGCGGCGCGATCATCGCCTCCAGCGCGGTGCCGTGGGGCGACCGCACGCCGGACAGCGCGGACAAGGGCGGTTACCGGCGCGTGTGGGCGCGCGATCTGTATCACGCCGCGTCCGGCCTGCTGGCGGCCGGCGACGAAGTCACGCCGCGTCAGGTGCTGGCCTTCCTGGATGAGGCGCAGCAGCTCGCCGACGGCTCCTTTCCCCAGAACAGTTACGTGGATGGCCGCATGTACTGGACATCCACCCAGTTGGATGAAGTGGCCGCGCCCATCCTGCTGGCCTGGCGCCTGGGCGCAGTCGAACGCTATGCCAGCCTGGTCAAGCCGGCGGCTGCTTACATTGCGGCGCGCGGCCCCACCACGCCCCAGGAGCGTTGGGAGGAGATCGGCGGCTATTCGCCGGCCACGTTAGCGGCACAGATTGCGGGGCTGGTGGCCGCGGCCGATCTGGCGCAGAAGAGCGGGGATGACGCGTCGGCCGCGGCCTGGCTGGCGCTGGCCGACACCTGGCAGCGTCAGGTGAAGGATTGGACCTTCACCAGCAGCGGGCCATTGGGCGATGGGCGTTATTTCC of Candidatus Amarolinea dominans contains these proteins:
- a CDS encoding glucan 1,4-alpha-glucosidase: MCIEKTTRHGLRSLPYFRSPKLLPVLLLAFWLTACQGPTPIPTPAAALTPMITLAPATPVLVIPSRNTPAPAPTSAVPRPTGPAPEPESRARAPGNWSSGSRQGIGTAFTYDAPISQTNPSRVWFTLDDGAVTDLFWPRIDQANFHSLRFLVSDGKTFVHDLWHDADIRTERPSPRLPFWRVTLTDKAQRYQLVEEAVAAPNADAILIKATFQALQGQPGDYQVYLYALPHLANSGQDDQIKLNLGEGVAVFSDSLNTSLASSPTFAVLTGDGPWVTASAGYVRNSDGLTDLADYRLDQAFDRAGDQGRPALTIWLPPVSPWLLALGFGGSESKARDEAARAIAQGWDANAQAYLDGWQRYLDSLTQPDDQAPDLFYLSAAVIKAHEDKTTRGAIIASSAVPWGDRTPDSADKGGYRRVWARDLYHAASGLLAAGDEVTPRQVLAFLDEAQQLADGSFPQNSYVDGRMYWTSTQLDEVAAPILLAWRLGAVERYASLVKPAAAYIAARGPTTPQERWEEIGGYSPATLAAQIAGLVAAADLAQKSGDDASAAAWLALADTWQRQVKDWTFTSSGPLGDGRYFLRLAPRGDPNTDATLRIGGQVVDQRTLVDASFLELVRLGVLAPQDAGVIATLPEVDAALQVVTPKGPSWYRYPGDAYGEQDRTSLTLAQGRPWPLLTGERGVYAMAAGDETTAAALLQALEGFANEGGMFSEQVWEDTGEGTGSATPLVWTHAEYLVLWRSWHERAVFDLPDLVAQRYAR